The following proteins are encoded in a genomic region of Dialister hominis:
- a CDS encoding energy transducer TonB, whose amino-acid sequence MHNINHKWSMAVFESILFHVFLIAFLVAAGSFFKASLPESSPIEVDLVDTTAGASGGAGSGSGHGSSVSKSDTVNVNQLPGGESKDSSAVSSDMASYEDNNEYSQNINTSTGGSGAADGSAQGSGSGNGTGSGSGDGTGTGYGSGTGSGSGDGIGNGNGEGSGGGVTEGPQILSREEPVYPSAARSAGISGTTVVGFIIEADGSVSSAWVEQSSGNSSLDSAAVQSVQNWRFVPARQNGIPVQSRSRVPIIFNLR is encoded by the coding sequence ATGCATAATATAAATCACAAATGGTCCATGGCTGTTTTTGAGTCAATCCTTTTCCATGTATTCCTCATAGCGTTTTTGGTGGCGGCCGGAAGCTTTTTCAAGGCTTCTCTGCCGGAGAGTAGTCCTATTGAGGTGGATCTCGTGGATACGACTGCAGGTGCTTCGGGAGGCGCAGGTTCCGGTTCCGGACATGGCTCGTCTGTTTCAAAATCAGATACAGTGAATGTAAATCAATTACCGGGAGGGGAATCGAAGGATTCATCAGCAGTGAGCAGCGATATGGCATCTTATGAAGATAATAATGAGTATTCACAAAACATAAATACCAGCACAGGCGGATCAGGCGCTGCAGATGGCAGTGCCCAGGGATCTGGCTCAGGAAATGGGACTGGTTCAGGCTCTGGCGATGGTACTGGGACTGGCTACGGAAGCGGGACCGGCTCCGGCTCTGGTGATGGCATTGGAAATGGCAATGGAGAAGGTTCTGGCGGAGGCGTTACAGAAGGGCCTCAAATCTTATCAAGGGAAGAACCGGTTTATCCATCTGCGGCAAGGTCTGCCGGGATTTCCGGCACTACTGTTGTCGGATTTATCATAGAAGCGGACGGAAGTGTTTCTTCGGCCTGGGTTGAGCAGTCGTCAGGAAACTCATCGCTGGATAGCGCTGCTGTCCAATCTGTCCAAAATTGGAGATTTGTTCCAGCCAGGCAAAATGGAATTCCGGTTCAATCAAGATCCAGAGTTCCTATAATCTTCAATTTGCGTTAA
- a CDS encoding ExbD/TolR family protein → MRLERFENEKKPKIMIIPMIDIIFFLLVFFMMSMLSMVTQRSIGLNLPQASTAVIETTEELPVSIAEDGTIFVEKEPVSKAAFKHRMEIEMSRNHDVKVLLRADKNSQHGDFVFVLDQLKALGIHRISIATDSN, encoded by the coding sequence ATGAGATTAGAACGATTCGAAAATGAAAAAAAGCCCAAGATAATGATTATACCTATGATAGATATCATCTTTTTCCTCTTGGTATTTTTCATGATGAGTATGCTCAGCATGGTTACACAAAGGTCCATCGGCCTAAACCTGCCGCAGGCTTCGACGGCTGTCATTGAAACGACAGAGGAACTTCCTGTCAGCATTGCAGAAGACGGGACAATTTTTGTTGAGAAAGAGCCTGTTTCAAAAGCAGCTTTTAAGCACAGGATGGAAATAGAAATGAGCAGGAACCATGATGTTAAGGTTTTACTTAGAGCGGACAAGAATTCCCAGCATGGAGATTTCGTTTTTGTCCTTGATCAGCTGAAAGCACTGGGAATCCATAGAATCAGCATAGCTACTGATTCAAATTAA
- the radC gene encoding RadC family protein: protein MKIKDMRPEDRPRERFAESTNVSLVDLVSILIRTGTRGRAVTEVAQEVVDFLEAKEQDGIDFFDDLNWRDLIEVNGIGKDKAVTICAAIELGRRLAYRHKKIELIDFNSPQKVSRYFMEKLRHETQEKFIVSFLNVKNKLLGYKVISQGSLDAVSVDIKEAMKWAIRYKAHGLIILHNHPSGSPEPSDEDINVTRRFKEAAELMEMELLDHVIIGDGIYVSLNERGFI from the coding sequence ATGAAGATCAAGGATATGCGTCCGGAGGACCGGCCAAGAGAACGTTTTGCAGAGTCTACGAATGTAAGTCTTGTCGATTTGGTGTCAATTCTCATCCGCACAGGAACACGGGGGAGAGCCGTGACGGAAGTGGCCCAGGAAGTAGTAGACTTCTTGGAAGCGAAAGAGCAGGACGGCATCGACTTCTTTGATGATCTTAATTGGCGTGACTTGATTGAAGTTAATGGCATTGGAAAAGATAAGGCAGTAACGATATGTGCAGCAATAGAACTCGGGCGGAGGCTGGCGTATCGTCACAAGAAGATTGAACTTATTGATTTTAATTCACCGCAGAAAGTTTCCAGGTATTTCATGGAGAAGCTTCGTCATGAAACACAGGAAAAGTTTATCGTTTCATTCTTGAATGTTAAAAATAAATTACTGGGATACAAAGTAATTTCGCAGGGAAGCCTGGATGCAGTATCTGTTGATATCAAGGAAGCAATGAAGTGGGCTATCCGGTATAAAGCACACGGATTAATCATTCTTCATAATCATCCCTCCGGCTCGCCTGAACCATCGGATGAGGATATCAACGTTACGAGGCGCTTTAAGGAAGCGGCTGAATTGATGGAAATGGAATTGCTGGATCATGTCATCATAGGGGATGGCATCTATGTGAGTCTCAATGAACGGGGGTTCATCTGA
- a CDS encoding aspartate kinase, with protein MALYVKKFGGSSVATPEKMLNIANRVLRDRKPGDKIVIVVSAMGDSTDDLLDLAAKVSDVNYARERDMLLSTGEQVSIALMAMTFKKLGVPAISLTGPQAGIVAGGGYGKATIDDVKPDRVFKELEAGNIVIVAGFQGMMPNGDIATLGRGGSDATAVALAGAMHADMCEIFTDVDGVYSADPRHVTGTIKMKEITNTEMLEMARLGAGVMQPRSVELGMKYHIPIHVRSTFTDEEGTIIREVCTMETRDDTVRGVAQDAHAARIAVLGLRNIPGVAYKIFSVLAENNITVDMIVQSVRNSNDDKTDIIFTIDDADLSDAKRVLDAMRDEGKVEEVIYDDDTAKVSVVGAGMLGRPGVAARMFGALGRAGVNIDIVSTSEISISCLILRKDLDKAVQAIHDEFFTAGEGR; from the coding sequence ATGGCACTTTATGTAAAGAAATTCGGCGGAAGTTCAGTCGCGACTCCGGAAAAAATGCTTAATATAGCAAATCGTGTGCTTCGTGATAGGAAACCTGGTGATAAAATCGTTATTGTTGTTTCTGCTATGGGTGACAGCACGGATGACTTATTAGATTTGGCAGCAAAGGTTTCTGATGTGAACTATGCCAGAGAACGGGATATGCTTCTCTCTACAGGTGAACAAGTGTCAATTGCATTAATGGCAATGACATTTAAGAAACTCGGGGTTCCAGCTATTTCCTTAACTGGCCCGCAGGCAGGCATAGTTGCAGGCGGCGGTTATGGAAAAGCTACAATTGACGACGTTAAACCGGACAGGGTGTTTAAGGAACTGGAAGCCGGCAATATAGTGATTGTCGCAGGATTCCAGGGAATGATGCCAAACGGTGATATCGCTACATTAGGCAGAGGCGGAAGTGATGCTACTGCCGTTGCGCTCGCCGGAGCCATGCATGCCGATATGTGCGAGATTTTCACAGATGTTGACGGTGTATACTCTGCTGATCCGAGACATGTAACCGGAACTATAAAAATGAAAGAAATTACCAATACTGAGATGCTTGAAATGGCAAGGCTTGGCGCCGGAGTCATGCAGCCAAGAAGCGTAGAACTGGGAATGAAGTACCATATTCCGATCCATGTAAGGTCTACGTTCACAGATGAAGAAGGCACCATAATTCGGGAGGTATGTACAATGGAAACCAGAGATGACACCGTAAGAGGCGTAGCACAAGACGCTCATGCTGCAAGAATTGCTGTTCTTGGATTAAGAAATATTCCAGGAGTTGCTTACAAAATTTTCTCTGTACTGGCTGAAAACAATATCACCGTAGATATGATTGTTCAAAGTGTCAGAAATTCTAACGATGATAAAACGGATATCATTTTCACAATTGACGACGCCGATCTCTCTGATGCAAAGAGAGTTTTGGATGCAATGAGAGATGAAGGAAAAGTCGAAGAAGTGATTTATGATGATGATACAGCAAAGGTATCCGTTGTTGGTGCCGGAATGCTCGGCCGCCCGGGTGTCGCTGCCCGCATGTTTGGCGCTTTGGGCCGTGCAGGTGTCAATATTGATATTGTAAGTACTTCAGAAATCAGTATTTCCTGCCTTATTTTGCGTAAGGATCTCGATAAAGCAGTACAGGCTATTCATGATGAATTCTTCACGGCAGGAGAAGGCAGATAA
- the cobO gene encoding cob(I)yrinic acid a,c-diamide adenosyltransferase, producing the protein MENKGLILINTGNGKGKTTAALGTAIRAWGDGQKVLILQFIKGGWKYGELNAIQALNKLDQRIEIRQMGDGFVFHNQEEDEETFQKKKALAKEGWDMVRREFESGNWDLIVLDEINYAIHFGMLNVDEVLELLNNKPERLNVILTGRYAEPKLIDAADTVTEMTLVKHAFQKGIRARKGIEF; encoded by the coding sequence ATGGAAAACAAGGGCCTTATACTTATTAATACAGGGAACGGCAAGGGGAAAACGACAGCCGCTCTGGGAACTGCTATCCGTGCATGGGGAGATGGACAGAAAGTTCTGATTCTCCAGTTCATAAAAGGCGGCTGGAAGTATGGAGAGCTTAATGCCATCCAGGCTTTAAATAAGCTGGATCAGCGGATTGAAATACGCCAGATGGGAGATGGATTTGTCTTCCATAATCAGGAAGAGGATGAAGAGACTTTCCAGAAGAAAAAGGCTTTGGCTAAGGAAGGCTGGGACATGGTGCGCCGGGAATTTGAAAGCGGCAATTGGGATTTGATTGTTCTGGATGAGATCAATTATGCAATCCATTTCGGAATGCTCAATGTAGATGAAGTTCTCGAATTATTAAACAATAAACCGGAGCGTCTGAATGTCATCCTTACAGGACGGTATGCTGAGCCCAAACTTATAGATGCTGCTGATACCGTTACGGAAATGACCTTGGTTAAGCATGCGTTCCAGAAAGGAATCCGGGCCCGGAAGGGAATTGAATTCTAA
- a CDS encoding cobyrinate a,c-diamide synthase: MTAFNRPRLVIAGTNSGVGKTTIVVGLLAALRQKGLSVQPFKVGPDYIDPGFHSKAAGRDSYNLDTWMVPEEYLQENFTKLSDGADISIIEGVMGLYDGGANGVSSTADIAKRLKAPIILVLDCKSVGYSIAATALGFREYDKTANIAGVILNKLGSDRHEAMVREVMEKINMPVVGAFHRDDHLKTPERHLGLTPVTEIETSQLIEDIGKAASRYIDMDQILAIANSSPDLDIDDDKNAEENHKIVKIGVARDAAFSFYYPSSLEKLESMGAELIDFSPLEDSSIPDVDGLIFGGGFPEMFLEKLQENESMKQSIREAASKGMPIYAECGGLMYLCRQIVDFDGNAFDTAGIIPGVCKMGKNLQRVGYVTATALKDSIAARKGDQLRGHEFHFSMITKDEDYPDAYELQGTRQSTPHLEGYSKDNVLASYLHISFEGNPKAADHFIKSCLSYKKTHL, encoded by the coding sequence ATGACAGCATTTAACCGTCCCAGGCTGGTAATTGCCGGCACCAACAGCGGTGTCGGAAAAACAACGATTGTCGTAGGCCTTTTAGCGGCACTTCGTCAAAAAGGACTTTCGGTGCAGCCATTTAAGGTAGGACCGGATTACATAGATCCAGGCTTCCATTCAAAGGCAGCCGGCCGAGATTCTTATAATCTTGATACATGGATGGTTCCGGAAGAATATCTTCAGGAAAACTTCACAAAGTTGTCAGACGGGGCTGATATCTCAATTATAGAAGGCGTCATGGGCCTGTATGATGGAGGGGCTAATGGAGTAAGTTCTACTGCCGATATAGCAAAGAGACTTAAGGCCCCGATCATCCTTGTTCTGGACTGCAAATCAGTCGGATACAGCATTGCGGCCACAGCATTGGGATTCAGAGAATATGATAAGACAGCAAATATTGCCGGCGTTATTTTGAACAAACTTGGATCTGACAGGCATGAAGCCATGGTCAGGGAAGTTATGGAAAAAATAAATATGCCGGTTGTCGGCGCTTTCCATAGGGATGATCATCTTAAGACACCGGAAAGGCACCTCGGTCTGACGCCGGTTACTGAAATTGAAACGAGCCAGCTGATTGAAGATATCGGAAAGGCTGCCAGCCGATACATTGATATGGATCAGATTCTTGCTATCGCCAATTCTTCACCGGATCTTGATATTGACGATGATAAGAATGCAGAAGAGAACCATAAAATTGTGAAAATCGGCGTTGCCAGGGATGCAGCATTTTCGTTTTATTATCCATCCAGCTTAGAAAAATTAGAGAGCATGGGAGCCGAGCTCATCGATTTCAGCCCGCTGGAAGACAGCAGCATTCCTGATGTCGACGGACTGATTTTTGGCGGTGGTTTCCCGGAAATGTTTTTGGAAAAGCTTCAGGAAAATGAAAGCATGAAGCAGTCGATCAGAGAGGCTGCATCAAAGGGGATGCCTATTTACGCAGAATGCGGCGGTTTAATGTACTTATGCCGTCAAATTGTTGATTTTGACGGGAACGCTTTTGATACAGCAGGCATTATTCCCGGGGTTTGTAAAATGGGCAAGAACCTGCAGCGTGTGGGTTACGTGACTGCCACTGCCCTTAAAGACAGCATTGCTGCCAGGAAGGGGGATCAATTGAGAGGACATGAATTCCACTTCTCAATGATCACCAAAGATGAGGATTACCCGGATGCATATGAACTTCAGGGAACGCGTCAGAGTACTCCGCACTTGGAGGGCTACAGCAAGGATAATGTTCTTGCAAGCTACCTGCACATTTCTTTCGAGGGAAACCCTAAGGCAGCCGATCATTTCATAAAATCATGCTTGTCTTATAAAAAGACTCATTTGTAA
- the cobI gene encoding precorrin-2 C(20)-methyltransferase, which yields MKTGKLFGIGVGPGDPGLLTVKAVETIKNADIIITPKTEKKDGSVAYNIARKYIPENVEILPMVFQMSNDMEAVNAQWKENRKIIAQKLDEGKNLVFLTLGDPMLYSTYMYIFNEFRDSDKYSIETIPGIPAFLGIASYINQPLTEWEENVLIIPATASPEKFDAALSAADNAVIMKVYKNFAYVQEELRKHHMMKRSVMVSRAGLPDEIIQRDLDSLPADYKPNYLSTIIAKRDED from the coding sequence ATGAAGACAGGGAAATTATTTGGAATCGGTGTAGGTCCTGGAGATCCGGGACTGCTTACAGTAAAAGCAGTGGAAACGATTAAGAATGCGGATATTATCATCACCCCGAAAACTGAGAAAAAGGATGGGTCTGTTGCTTATAATATCGCCAGGAAATATATTCCGGAAAATGTTGAAATTCTGCCAATGGTATTCCAGATGAGCAATGATATGGAAGCGGTTAATGCCCAGTGGAAAGAAAATCGTAAAATTATTGCGCAAAAGCTGGATGAGGGGAAAAATTTAGTATTCCTCACGCTGGGAGATCCGATGCTCTACAGCACGTACATGTATATTTTTAACGAATTCAGAGATTCAGATAAATATTCCATTGAAACAATCCCCGGAATCCCTGCATTTTTAGGAATTGCTTCTTATATCAACCAGCCTCTAACGGAATGGGAAGAAAATGTATTGATTATTCCGGCTACAGCTTCGCCGGAAAAGTTTGATGCAGCACTGTCTGCCGCAGATAACGCCGTTATTATGAAGGTATATAAGAATTTTGCTTATGTACAGGAAGAATTAAGGAAACACCATATGATGAAGAGATCTGTCATGGTTTCCCGCGCAGGACTTCCTGATGAAATTATCCAGAGAGACCTGGACAGTCTGCCGGCTGATTATAAACCTAATTATCTTAGTACAATTATTGCGAAGAGAGATGAGGACTAA
- a CDS encoding DUF4321 domain-containing protein — translation MKVIGARAPLVLCIFTGILLSEAVNHMLTAGAYFSQYPYLTQSFTILNIENISLNLFIMQLHFGIKIVLNLITVLSILASLYVYKKL, via the coding sequence ATGAAGGTTATTGGCGCAAGGGCGCCACTGGTCCTGTGTATATTCACAGGAATTCTGCTGAGCGAAGCGGTCAATCATATGCTGACGGCGGGTGCTTATTTTTCTCAGTATCCGTATCTGACGCAGTCTTTTACCATTCTAAATATTGAGAATATATCGCTCAATCTGTTTATTATGCAGCTTCATTTCGGCATAAAGATTGTGCTGAATCTGATTACAGTGCTCAGCATTCTCGCATCACTGTATGTATACAAGAAATTATAA
- a CDS encoding MotA/TolQ/ExbB proton channel family protein, producing MEFWHLFRAGGFMMYPLVIASIAVVAIFIERFNYYKKCRSDTQLITGMLREYIPGGKFDELADALAKDGGIPASVILDGVKCIHLKADQNELIEGASSRAVGELRKYLNYLDTIVTLSPLMGLLGTVIGMVESFNVLSTAQGQPFAITGGVAEALVCTGTGLFVAILSLLAYTYLSQKVSEFIVQIETLDSLYLSFMKGR from the coding sequence ATGGAATTTTGGCATCTTTTCAGGGCAGGCGGATTTATGATGTATCCGCTGGTTATAGCATCCATTGCGGTTGTTGCTATTTTTATCGAGCGGTTCAATTACTATAAAAAGTGCAGATCGGATACGCAGCTTATCACGGGAATGCTTCGGGAGTATATCCCGGGCGGCAAGTTTGATGAACTGGCAGATGCTTTGGCAAAAGATGGCGGCATTCCGGCTTCGGTTATATTGGACGGAGTCAAATGCATACATCTGAAAGCTGACCAGAATGAATTGATAGAAGGAGCTTCATCAAGGGCTGTCGGCGAATTAAGGAAATATCTGAATTATCTGGATACCATTGTTACACTGTCTCCATTGATGGGTCTTCTTGGAACCGTTATTGGCATGGTCGAATCTTTTAATGTTCTTTCTACTGCTCAAGGGCAGCCTTTTGCCATTACAGGTGGTGTCGCAGAAGCATTGGTGTGCACAGGAACGGGATTGTTTGTAGCTATATTATCTCTTCTTGCATATACATATCTTTCCCAAAAGGTCAGCGAATTTATCGTTCAAATTGAAACACTGGATTCATTGTACCTTTCCTTTATGAAAGGGAGGTAA